ACAAGTAAGAAATGCGCTCAATATTTCTTGACAAACATGAAATAGCGCTCACAATTTCTTTGTTACATGGAAGGTGCACTGAAGGATTTCCTTTTAAGACTTGGAAATATTCCAAGATTTCCACACAAGGGTAAAAATTGCGTTTCCACACTTCATAAGATTTCTTTCCAAAGACTAATGATTTCTATTGCATGGTGAATTTTCAGTCAAGCATGGAAATGCGCTCACTCCAAGGAAAAAATTTCCTGTCCATGGTAAGATCATGCCCTCAAAATTCCTCAATACGAGAAAATGCTCTCACAAATTTCTTGCTTCATATGAAATCCTGCTGAAGCTTTGATTAGGTTGGCTAAGGAAGGGCACTATTCCACCTTCATAGTGAAATCCTGTCCATAAAGAATCAAATAAGATGCAAACCAGGTCAGCCTCATTGATGTTCAGTATTTCCTAATTGGAGGCATATATAGTAGAGGTGTCTAATTACTTCATTTTCATCATTCACAAAAGCAGATCAAATGCGAATTGGACCTAAAATGAGTGCAAGTTTACATTAGGTGTTGATTTTCTTACAATACTAGGATCacaagaagatgatcatgcacagTAATCATAGGGCGTGCTCGATTAATCACATGCAATGATTCAGATCAtggttgccctcccaaccatagacgatatacTGCTATCGTCTCCCCCGAGCATGCAATATgtaatctatctctacacaatgaGATGTCATCGATCTGCTCCTTCAGATGAATTAAATACCAATCCACAAACTGAAAATGATGATGCCCGAACAACTGATGATAAACACAATATTTGAACTGCAGATGGAGGTGGATTGTTTCACACGAACTGAGAATGTATGGGCTGGAGATGAAGCCAATTTGCTTGCACAAGATAATGCAGGAACTGTAGATGCCAATGCAAGGTATGGAAGACACCATACGAACTGCTGGATCTTCTAATAAGATCATCGATCAGTATATGTTCACGGACTGCAGTATATCAATTTCCCACGATCTATATATTCACGGATGCTTGTATGTTATTCGCTCATCACCAAGTGAGGGAGAGACATATAATAATATATTGAATTCGAATGGCATCCTTCTAGAGATCGCGACCCTTCATAACATAAGACGTCTTTCTATAATCATGATCAGTTATACAAACTGATTCATACAAACCCGATAATAATGATTAATACTGATCACTAACATGATAATAATCAACCCGATAAATAACATATCCGATAATAGTAAGTTTCAGTTAAGGCAAATTTAATCACAGAAATCCCAATAATATATAATcggatttaataataatattaagggTGAATGCATATTGATTGATATaatcaaatgtgtaaggccgataggccacttaaACATTTGATCTGCATAGTCTGCCTTATCGGATTCCGACTGAAGCTATATAATCAACATTAGGCATAGAAGATCTGATTTTCGAATTGGAGTGCATGGTAATTTTTGAAATTCCACCTTGTATTTATATGGTGTGAAAGGGGTGCAAGATGTCAAGGGGCTGACTTGTGGTGAAAACAATAATTTTCCCCCACAAAACGTGTGAGACAAAGTGAAATATAGGTCAGGGCCGACCTAGACAGGGGAAACCAGATCAAAACGTGTGGAAACAAGAAGTGAAACTTGTAGGGAGCGAGGGTAAATAGAGGAGGCCGACTTAGGTCTGTTTAAGGTGCAATTTAGAAACTATTAAATCAAGTTAACCAGGCCGACCTCCTTCATACTTGGTTTGAACCCCTATAAATGAGAGATGACAATAATCATTTTTTCAATCATTCAAaaataattcaagcaaattcagGTACATCAGGTGTGAATTTCAAGGGCAGAAAAGGACTGAATTCCCAGCAGATTCAAGACAGTTCCAAGTGAATTTTGAGAACCGATTCACTCCAAGCAATTCTGGTAGTATAGCAAAATAAGGAGCAGTCTTAGAAGGCAAACTTCAGGTGGACTCAGACCTGCAAGTCAGATCTGAAAATCAGacttgaaaatttcatttttcaaagTGAAACTTGCCCTTTCCAGATTGAAAATGAGGATATGTGAAACAAATGAATTGATGATTTTGTCAATGATATTGTTTCATGAGTTAGGAATGGAAGTAATCAGTTCTCATTTATTATCACAAACTTCTTGTATTTCACTAACCTAGGGTCTCATTCATAATTATGATTCAAACTATTTTCTCTCTTTCAGGTAATACATGAAGATTGATACATTGGATGATGCTGAATGATGAGGAAAGGGACAACAACATTTGCAGGATATCAAGATCGAGGATTTCAAAGGAGGGTggcaaaaaatgaagatgcaagtgcAAAGGACAAGGTTAACATATTAAAGGCCAAGAAGCGGATACAAAGATGATAACAATGCAATGAGAAAGAGTACGAGTATGACAAGAAGATTGAGAAGGAATTCGAGTATGACAAGAAGATCAAGACTCCAGGAAATGCATTTCAAGATCCAAGGGATGGTGCAAGGAAGTGTGGAATGATGATGAGAAACATGAAGATTCACATGTGCAAGATGAAGGACTTTTCAAGCTTAAAAATGCAACCACAACATGACGGATTGCTCTACAACATGGAAGGACTCATCAACACAAAGAAAGATTGAGATCAAGATATCTAGGATGATGATAAAGAGGGAGCTGTTCAAGGATTGCTCTACATGGATGAAAACATTACAATGACAGAAATCCAAGATCAAAGGAAAGAACTCAACCATGCGGATGAAGACAAGATCAAGACATTGTAACATGATGAAGGTTTCACAATTatggtgaacaaatgaaggaaTGACAAGATAAAGAAATGTTCAACAAGGTGGATTCTTGAACATGAAGATGTGAAGATGAAATGTGGTCAAGGAAAGTGGACAGTTCTAGAAGAGTTAATCAAGATGATGCATTTTGGGAATATGAGCCATCACAATCAATCAAAAGCTTGGAAATGTTGATCAAGAGACATCGACGCTGAGGTGGCACTCGATCATCATCAACCATTAAAGTTATTCCATGTCAACATGTCCAAGTGCATTGAACCTGACTCTTTCCTAGAGGAGCAAGTGACATGTGGAATCACATTTAAGTACTATTTAATATACCTTAACCTCATCTTTCATTGGTCCTCATTCaaaggaaggacatgtgtccaaaGTTGTGTAATCATATTATTGGTCAAATATTAAATGTAAGTGGTGATAGTTGTAACTAACCCACATTAGGGTTTTGTTGTCCAAATCTTGGCCtttgatttcaaatcaatcatGGACCTTGAACTGTAAATCAAAGTCTATAAAAGGCTTagtcttctcatttgtaaagggttaatTATAGAGGAGTTAGAATAGCAGTAGTAGGATGAGATAGAGATTGTTGCCAAGGCTATGTTGGAATaagcatatgatttcattgaagatatggtgtaTCTTTAGGTGTTGTTTCTACATGTTACATGATTTCTACTTCTTTAGATTTAGTTAAAGTTCATTGATTTTGGTGGAGAAATGCAATGATATGTGATGAATTCCCTGGCGTTCATAACATttgtaatttgttgattgcaaattgtagtgcatggttagtctgaacctcaTTGTTGCAATAGTTTGATTGTGGATGTTCATTTGGATTGTGCCAGCATTGGGTATTTGAATAGATGTTTGCAATATGAAAATAATTTACTACCTTTGGAGATCGCATTAGTTTTTTGTGGTTGTTATGATGGCGAAGCAAAGCTTAAGGAGTTTGTCTATTTGAGCATCATTCATTATCATCATTGTTCATAGGTCTAAATTATAATAGATTTTCTATCCCTTTCCCTTTGATCTTTGTTTGGTAGAAGTAAAGTTAGTTCCAAGTTCCAGCTGTGTTGCAGAAGCGTAAGTTCCTTTGTGataccagcaatatcacatcatttCGCTGAGACTATCCATTTGTATGTCAAGACCTGACTAAGGAAACCTTGTggttgccttatttgatcacattgtttagcatttgatgtttctttgttcaagagaggatagaatacttagtattttattctgtgtttgaggtgtcataaaaaacacatcaactcTGTCCTCGAAAAGAAGTGTTGGGGTAATAAAATCAGCATTTACAATTAACTTGGGGACAGTGCACTTGAGCTGTATAAAATGGTGAGGCAAAATAGTCCAATTTCCTCACATAAATTCACTCTATCTGTCCAAGCAAAACCTTTTCCAAGTCATATTTCAGTGGAGCTGATACCACTGCCCTCTCAGATATCCAGAGGGAGGCATATTCATTTTCTAAACGAGCTTGCAGCCTTGGCCTTAGGCTAAGGGAAGGTCTGCTCAGTTGAACCTATAGTTGTAGGAGACGTTGATCTCATAGTTGTAGGGAAGGTCTGTTCAGTTGAACCTATAGTACAATTTCCTCACATAAATTCACTCTATTTGTCCAAGGAAAACTTTTTCCAAGCCATGTTTCACCAGAGTGGAGCTGATACCACTGCCCTCTCAGATATTCAGAGGGAGGCATATTCATTTTCTAAACGAGCTTGCAGCATTGGCCTTAGGCAAAGGGAAGGTCTGTTCAGTTGAACCTATAGTTGTAGGAGACGTTGATCTCCACTATCTGTGTGTGCTTGAGGAATGGTCACCTCAAAAGCATGCAAGTGGGTCTGAGATAAATATCTCTGATGATCTTTCAGATATTTAAATGTTTGGTGGCTTCATCGAAAATTCCAAAAAAGTGTTCATTAAAGTTGGCAGTATGCATTGCCTCTGGTTTTTTGAGGAAAAAACTAGGTCAAAACCAGAAGCAATGCATACTAAAATCATGGACTGGAAATTATATGTCTGCATTTTAATTGTGTTCTTTGGAAATGGATGGCAGTGATTTGCTTGCTCATTTGCTCAACTATGATTTTAAACCAATTGATTTAAACTTGTATGTCACATTGGTAACCTCTGTTTTGAAAGGAGGCTGACAGATTTTTATGTCCTTTATTTCACTAGATAAAATATGCAACTTTTATAGCAGTAGAAAGGGTCCTTGTAGATAGCCTTTGTTGTTAATTGCATATGGGGGATGCCACTACATTTCCTTGATGCATGTGTTACTGTGTATTTCATGATTGCCAATGTGATTGATCTTTTCTGAGATGACTAACAGATTGTAACATAAGTTTCTCGTGCTCTCTTTCATAACCTGATTTGCACAGCTTTGAAAAGGAAATTATAACTGCTTAAGTTTGAACTGGGCTTTCCCGTAGGGCTTCTGAAATTTGATTTATTCTTATAGTTGTGAAGTGGAAAAACTGGCTGATTATATGAGttaaaatatcaaaatttgaagTAGCGTGGACTGCCAGTTTTTTCTAACTGTTTTTAATCATGCACATACCACCTGAATGTTTCTTTTGTAAGAAGCAGCAAGAACTTCTGGATACGAAGAGTATTTTTAAAAAGTTCATTGTTATGTTTCCAGGCAGCACCGACCAGTAAATGTGCAGAGCCGTTCTATGTTTATGAGCAAAGATAATGCTGTCCTTAGCACGCTGGGTTCTGCTTTCCAGACAGCAAGTAGAGCAGCGTGGAGATCAAATGCTCCAGATGTGCAATACAGTGCGGTTCACATTGGTGAAATCGATCCTTTCAACAATGAGAataataatgaaggaaaagagttaCCATTGAGTACAGATGCAGGAACTTCAAGCCTTGTACAGTCAGTTTTCAAGTCAGCTTTGCAACGGGCTGGGACGCTTGGATGGTCTGGCAGTAGCGTCACTGAGAAAGCAATCCAGAACAATGATGGGATGTTAGCTAGGAGTCATGATGCTGAGCCTCTACAAGCTGGTGTTACTCATGCTCCCACAGCATTTAATACATGCACTGAACCAGAATCTGCTCTATCAACAGCAGAGACAGTTCAGATTCTGCATACAGATGTTATGAATGCATCGATGCAAAATGATAAAGCAGAAGATGATCTGCCTCCTGCATCTAGCCCATCTTTATTGAGGAGTGATCATACTTTGGAGCGCAGTGAAAACTTTGAACAGTTCCAAGCAGTGTGTGCAGCAAAGTTGGAAGCATGGCTAAGTGAGTCTGATGAAGTTGGTATTACCAGTGTCCAAGAGTATGATCTTAAGCCAATTGTTTAGTCTGGTTGGAATTTATGATCCGTGTGTGAAATGACACTTTATTTTATCTCCTTTGAGTTATAAATATCTGTATTGGCTCAAGTTAAAATTGGGACACTCGTTGTTATAGCTAAATGTgttctttattctttattgtctCTGAAGAtgtaattcttttatatttttctaatatttaaGGTCAATTTTTTTCTCACTCTGTATGTATCAGTTACAGTACAGTTTTTCCCTACCTTAAGGAAAACGGAGAAAAATGTTTTGTTCCTCCCTGCATGATTTGTAAATATCAAAATTCAGCCCTCCTTTATAGTTTATACGGTCTACCTTTTGTGCCTCTATTTATGAGATATTATTTGCAAATTCCTATTATTAGCATTTTTTAGCTTAAGCCTGGGTGCATCCTCGATGGACATCATGTTGCTCTGCCAGGTTTTTGATAATTGATCATGCTGTTATTAAGTTTACAGTTTCTTCCTAAGTTCATGTGAGTTATTTAAATTACTATTTGATGTCAGGTTGTATATTCTAATCCTTGCATCCACCACAAAAGGAACAGAAATTTCAAGAAAGTGCAGGAATGTCTTAAACTAAATTCTTCTTGTTGTAACGTCTTACCAAAGTCTTGGTTTATATAATTCTAACGCTTAGAAGGTCGCTAAGCTACCATTTGGCGTTAGGTTGTATGTTATATTTCTTGCGTCCACGACATATGGAATGGGAATTTGAAGAAAGGTAAGGAAGTAGTTTAACTAAATCTCCCTTGTTCTAATCCCTATCAAAGtcctttttgaaataatttttgaacGTGAAATATATAGCTACTATCTCCTGGGCTCAAATAAGCTTGTCTATATGTTTGTTCAATCGGGGCACTTTCGTTGGGAGGAAGACAATTTTATCAGGCAGAGAAGGCGGGGAATGAAGCAGTGAAGACCAATTCTATGGATATCATGGTTGGAAGTGTTTTTTTAGTGGGATGCAAAAATAATTAACTAGAAAAAATTGGAAATCTAAGGAAATTGTCAAAAGattaaaattcaataaaataaaaattgattctTCAATGTTTTTGAATGAGGAAATTGAGTGGGAAAGTGATTGTGAGAGGGTTTATGTCCGTGGTTGAGATTGATGCAAGGGATTTAGATGACAAAGGTTTATGTCCGTGTGGTTGAGGTTTATGTCCGTGtgaattttttttggatctttggTTTGAGGCTTGTTTGAAAGCCTTAAGAGGTGTGGTGTTGTTGGAAAAGGTGTTTTCCTAGGGTTGAGGGTTTGCATTCTGTTGATATTGGACAGATTGTTCTTAACACTACTGAAGCATTCATGCAACCAGAAATTGAACTATCTCAATTGTCACAAGACCTCGAGTCGGAGAAGCAACAATCGTCTCCAGAAGCTAATCTGATCATTGaccctaaggtgaaaaatgtaaagagagcaagagatgaaatatggtttttaaagtttgatgggtcaagatctaagcaaggcagtggagcaggcgtagagttaatgaacccaaaagggaaaacccttttagcttcttaccgaCTCCAATTCCCTTTTACTAATAACATGACGGAGTACAAGGACCAATGGTTCATGACAAGGGTTAAAAATTGTGCAAGGCTCAAAGTGTGTTTTCTAGTGTCGGtgtattgttgatattgtttgtTCGTTGTATTGTTCCTTAGGAGGAAGTTGgtattgtttgttgtattgttgatCCTATTGCCCTTTATGACCTTCTTGTGTTGGGACATAGGGGCACTAGGGCTTTAAGACTCTTTTGGTGGATTGGAAGTTGAGAAGGTTGGCCTTGTTAAACTTtcaaaggcatttcaaatcttTGAAGGTATTGGTGCAGTTCTTGGGTAGCTTCCAAAGAAATTAAATGTTCTATTGCAATCTTGCTATGTCCTCTCTTAATCTAGTTGTGGATGGTATGCGCTTGTCCATGAGGAATCTTGATTCTATAATCGATAAGGTTGCTTCTAGGTTGAAGTTTTATCTCTGTTGGTAAAAAGATTTGTCAGTGCGGATTTCAAAGTGACTTGCCCAACAGATAGTGACAAATGTCCCAACGGTTGTAGAGATCGCTATGGGATAATgatcttcctctacgtttgagaggggcaactcccaaGTATGATGGGTTTTTtaaggatttttgtgtactt
This genomic stretch from Cryptomeria japonica chromosome 8, Sugi_1.0, whole genome shotgun sequence harbors:
- the LOC131041615 gene encoding uncharacterized protein LOC131041615 encodes the protein MHEGFKQVNENIEEMIEHVANEPSVGLYYVQHHIHTAVPLLHRIKVQVIDATREVFICTEDMEDAISSLKSMQECGPPIVEKMIRKLNSSISLMSLTHQPRGQHRPVNVQSRSMFMSKDNAVLSTLGSAFQTASRAAWRSNAPDVQYSAVHIGEIDPFNNENNNEGKELPLSTDAGTSSLVQSVFKSALQRAGTLGWSGSSVTEKAIQNNDGMLARSHDAEPLQAGVTHAPTAFNTCTEPESALSTAETVQILHTDVMNASMQNDKAEDDLPPASSPSLLRSDHTLERSENFEQFQAVCAAKLEAWLSESDEVGITSVQEYDLKPIV